The segment AATTACAGCGACGCCTCGAACGATGAACCGTTCCAGGATTTCACGCCGGCCGGCATCAAGAGCCAGCACGTGGAATTGACGTTCCAGCTGAGCTTCAAGATGAAGATGCTGGAAGATATCGCCGGCACGCCCATCGACATGTGGTTCGGCTACACGCAGCAAAGTTTCTGGCAGGCGTATAACCGCAAGGCGTCGAGCCCCTTCCGCGAGACCAACTATCAGCCGGAACTGATGCTGGTCATGCCGATCAACAAGAACTTCGCGGGCGTGGAATTCAATTACCTGAACTTCGGCCTCGTGCACCAGTCCAACGGTCAGACGTCGACCCTGTCGCGCAGCTGGAACCGCGTGTATGCGGAGCTGGGCATGGAAAAAGACAACCTGGCCGTCACGGCCCGCGTCTGGCACCGTCTCGACAATAGCGCCGTCGACAATGACAATATCGACATCATCGATTACATGGGGCATGGCGACTTGCGCCTGAGCTACCGCAACAAGGGCCACGAATACGCCGTGACGGCGCGCCGCAATTTCAGCAAGAAGCATGGCTCCATGCAGGCCAGCTGGGCCTTCCCATTGAAGGCCAACCTGAAAGGCTATTTGCAACTGTTCTCGGGCTATGGCCAGAGCCTGATCGACTATAACTATTCGCAGAAATCGATAGGCGCCGGTTTCATGGTCGACCTGTAAGCAAGGCAGCAGCAAAAATGAAAATGGCGCCGAGGGGCGCCATTTTTCATGGGGACTATCCGCTTTAGTGCCGCCCGCCGCCCAGCACGCGGGCCGGCAGCATGACGATGGCGCGCAGCAATTCGAACACGCCTTCCACGCCGATGCCGATCAGGCGGAATGGCAGCAACAGCAGCCAGGCCAGCGGATACAGCACGAGGGCCAGCACACGAGCAAGAGCAGCAGCCACAGCACGAATCCCAGCATTGCGTCCCCCTAGAATGAAATGTGCGGAACAAGCCGTGCTTGCCCCGCTACCGTGACGCCACTCTATGCAAGCGCCGCCACGGCGGCAATGGCCATGCGATGAACTGCGTGCTGGGGAGATGAACGGTACAAAAACGGGAATGAACGGTGGCGGGCGGGCAGCTTATTGGCCGACGCAAATTACTTTCGTGACGTACTCGTGCGCATTCGGTTTCTTGCTGGTGGCCCATTTGATGGCCTGGTTGGCATCTTCGATGGTCATGACGGTGGCCTTGTCCTTGGACTTGATGAAAGACACGCCTTCAAACACGCCTTCCTTGCTGCGCATTACCTTGGCAAACACGGGCGGCCTGGTCTCGCCGTCGCTGATTTTGTTCTGTTGCACGAGGTAACGCTGATCGATCTGTTCCATGATAGTAAAGCTGTCCGGTGGGTAAAAGACGAAATATACCCTGAATGGACAAACGCCGCAGGATGAAATCGCTGCGGCGTTGCCTATACATTAACGGCGCTTACGCGTAGACGGCGTTCTGCGTAACAGCTTGCAAAGTCGCGTCATAGATGACCTGGGCGCGGATCGACGCTTCCAGCGAAGGAATCGAGCCGCCGGCGCGGTACTGGAAGCTCACTTGCAGCACGTCGCCCGCCTTCACGGCCACCGGCGTGGCCAGCGGCAAGCACATGTAGTGGTTCAGCCAGTCGATGGTGGTCGAGCGCTCGGGCACGACGGCCAGGATGTTCTTGGTGACGAAGCGCAAGGCATTCAAGGTGCCGCTGCGCTCGACGACGAACTTGCCGTCGAAGCCGAACACGCTGTCCGTCGGCTGGCTGAAATCGATGATGCTGTAGACGGACGGCGGCGCCAGCTCCTGCACGCCAGGGTGGATGGCCGTGGTTTCCTGGAATTGCACGATGGGCGCAT is part of the Janthinobacterium sp. 67 genome and harbors:
- a CDS encoding phospholipase A yields the protein MTTQLKKIILTSLLASPALGMAGELEQQMQRCAVLGDASARLGCFDTLAKAAEKATIAAGGDPVTAAVTLAAAAEVAPFTPVSPPGVATPEAVNAAIPAVAQAGAAPPEAPISRTQQSWELNEASKRGLFNFRPHRDTYLLLANYSDASNDEPFQDFTPAGIKSQHVELTFQLSFKMKMLEDIAGTPIDMWFGYTQQSFWQAYNRKASSPFRETNYQPELMLVMPINKNFAGVEFNYLNFGLVHQSNGQTSTLSRSWNRVYAELGMEKDNLAVTARVWHRLDNSAVDNDNIDIIDYMGHGDLRLSYRNKGHEYAVTARRNFSKKHGSMQASWAFPLKANLKGYLQLFSGYGQSLIDYNYSQKSIGAGFMVDL